One Podarcis muralis chromosome 1, rPodMur119.hap1.1, whole genome shotgun sequence genomic window carries:
- the LOC114584088 gene encoding NACHT, LRR and PYD domains-containing protein 12-like isoform X1: MTPPMRPDYREKYREHIREKYRSPERRLTSHGVYGPPNEKYEQLIIANGDRRETEILHRPWRHSGAMSEQMGAVPTEALFEVDNDGPQTVVLLGGVGTGKTTLARKILLDWAAGRLFPGRFDYLFYLSCGQLNLVQGQADLADLILNGDPELREREEIMELLENPVKLLFIIDGFHELTCSIEHQEDNPSVDPREKKPVGVLLSALFHRALLPEACLLITTRPSTLESLRNCLQSERCVRLLGFSEEGKEEYFLKVFGDQKLATQALRYVKGDEALFALSFVPNLCWVLGTVMKQQLDRGKEDLVPVSEKLTAVYALYLSCLTESPCSSSGQWNLRGLCSLAADGIRKNKTLFKAEEIQKQSSGHLGSLPPALFQKDPNSEGLYRFLHLSVQEFLAALFYVLEDMPKDPETMKQDLELSLEGCGKDPGDLTLFAQFTFSLLNREIMEYLKEQFGWQISPAIKADLLDWFKTDTQIKSDYPNYRPLERFHYLYATQEEEFAQCALDHLTEVTMDRLTFTPLDQAVLSFCVQNCLHLEALCLYGCLFLSKEPEGEELPGHLSHPCQPDQKTQERSAVYLLCQALKDPNNKIRKLELNGCHLTDGCCADLSTVLSTSQKLVELDLQAAILKESGVRLLCEGLLHLNCMLEKLGLKDCGLTSISSRDLSTVLSTSQKLTELELGWNTLLGDQGVQLLCEGLKHPNCKLQSLGLDSCNLSAASCQDLIPVLSTSRTLMKLNLECNKVGDAGVKLLSEGLKHPNCVLQTLLLDTNELSPACCGDFSSILSTSQTLTELALEYNGLEDAGVRLLCEGLKQPSCKLQKLRLARCNITAASCEDLSSALAVRQTLTELVVECNELRDPGVKLLCRGLKHPHCKLQLLNLYNCDLTAACCADLASALSSNQTLTELFLGGNQLGDSGVQLLCEGLKHTKCTLQKLCLCSTEITAAGWGEICSALSTNQMLEDIDLWNNPLGDSGMRLLCEALKHPGCKLQILSLWNCEFTSASCRDLCSALSTNQSLKKLKLGGNKLGDSGVKMLCEGLKDPSSGLEAIELDIDELSEDTVRELSSVKRIKPDLVIDT; this comes from the exons ATGACACCACCGATGCGGCCAG ATTACAGGGAGAAATACAGAGAACATATCAGAGAGAAATACCGAAGCCCTGAAAGAAGGCTCACTAGCCATGGGGTCTATGGGCCTCCCAATGAAAAATATGAGCAACTAATTATTGCAAATGGAGATAGACGAGAGACTGAAATACTGCACAGACCATGGAGACATTCTGGGGCCATGTCAGAGCAAATGGGTGCCGTTCCCACTGAGGCCTTGTTTGAGGTTGACAATGATGGACCACAGACTGTGGTGCTCCTGGGAGGGGTTGGGACTGGGAAAACCACCCTGGCCAGAAAGATCCTGCTAGACTGGGCAGCTGGAAGACTCTTTCCCGGGAGATTTGATTACCTTTTCTACCTTAGTTGTGGGCAACTGAATCTCGTTCAGGGCCAGGCGGACTTGGCTGACTTGATTTTAAACGGTGACCCTGAGcttagagagagagaagagataaTGGAACTCCTAGAAAACCCTGTCAAGCTTCTCTTCATAATTGATGGCTTTCATGAACTCACTTGCTCCATTGAACACCAGGAAGACAACCCGAGCGTTGATCCCAGGGAGAAGAAGCCGGTGGGAGTCCTCTTGAGTGCATTATTTCACAGAGCCCTTCTTCCAGAGGCCTGCCTGCTAATTACTACCAGGCCATCCACTTTGGAAAGCCTCAGGAATTGCCTGCAATCTGAACGCTGCGTGAGACTTTTGGGTTTTTCTGAGGAGGGCAAAGAAGAGTATTTCCTCAAGGTCTTTGGAGATCAAAAATTAGCAACACAGGCTCTTAGGTACGTTAAAGGGGATGAAGCACTCTTTGCCCTATCCTTTGTCCCCAATTTGTGCTGGGTCCTCGGCACTGTGATGAAACAGCAGCTAGACAGGGGCAAGGAAGATCTAGTGCCAGTGTCTGAAAAACTCACTGCGGTATATGCACTTTATCTCTCCTGTTTGACTGAGTCTCCCTGCAGTAGCTCAGGGCAGTGGAATCTGAGAGGGCTCTGCTCACTGGCCGCTGATGGAATCAGGAAAAACAAGACCTTGTTCAAGGCCGAAgaaatccagaagcaaagttcaggTCACTTaggttctcttcctcctgctctTTTTCAAAAAGACCCTAATTCTGAAGGTCTCTATAGGTTCCTCCACCTCAGTGTACAAGAGTTTCTTGCGGCCTTGTTCTATGTTTTGGAAGACATGCCCAAAGATCCTGAAACTATGAAGCAAGATCTGGAACTCTCACTCGAAGGATGCGGCAAAGACCCAGGAGATTTGACCTTATTTGCCCAATTCACCTTTAGCCTATTAAACAGAGAAATAATGGAATACCTGAAAGAACAATTTGGGTGGCAAATTTCACCTGCAATTAAGGCTGACTTGCTGGATTGGTTTAAAACGGACACACAGATTAAGTCAGATTATCCAAATTATCGCCCGCTGGAGAGGTTTCACTATTTGTATGCAACCCAAGAAGAGGAATTTGCCCAATGTGCTCTCGACCATTTGACTGAAGTAACGATGGACAGATTGACATTTACTCCCCTGGACCAAGCTGTTCTCTCCTTCTGTGTCCAGAACTGTTTACACTTGGAGGCGCTTTGCCTGTACGGATGTTTGTTTCTGTCAAAGGAACCTGAGGGAGAAGAACTTCCAGGGCATCTCAGTCATCCATGTCA GCCAGATCAGAAAACACAGGAGCGTTCAGCAGTTTACCTTCTCTGTCAAGCACTGAAAGATCCAAACAACAAAATCAGGAAACTGGA GCTTAATGGATGCCATCTCACAGACGGTTGCTGTGCAGATCTTTCTACTGTTCTATCAACAAGCCAGAAGCTGGTAGAACTGGACTTGCAGGCAGCCATTCTGAAGGAATCGGGAGTCAGGCTGCTATGTGAAGGGCTGCTTCATCTCAACTGCATGCTAGAAAAACTGGG ACTGAAGGACTGTGGCCTGACCTCCATTTCTAGCAGAGACCTTTCCACTGTTCTCAGTACCAGTCAGAAGCTGACAGAGTTGGAACTGGGTTGGAATACTTTACTGGGAGATCAAGGAGTTCAGCTGCTGTGTGAGGGGTTGAAGCATCCGAACTGCAAGCTGCAGAGCTTGGG GTTGGACAGCTGCAATCTCTCAGCTGCCAGTTGTCAGGATCTCATCCCTGTTCTAAGTACCAGCCGGACTCTGATGAAGCTGAACCTGGAATGTAACAAAGTGGGAGATGCAGGAGTGAAGCTGTTGTCTGAAGGACTGAAACATCCAAACTGCGTACTGCAAACTTTATT GCTGGACACAAATGAGCTCAGCCctgcctgttgtggggatttcAGCTCCATTCTCAGCACCAGCCAGACATTGACAGAACTGGCACTAGAATATAATGGACTGGAAGATGCTGGAGTGAGGCTGCTCTGTGAGGGGCTGAAGCAGCCCAGCTGCAAGCTGCAAAAACTGAG GCTGGCCCGATGTAATATTACAGCTGCTTCTTGTGAAGATCTCTCTTCTGCTCTTGCAGTCAGACAGACTCTGACAGAGCTGGTGGTGGAATGTAACGAGCTTCGAGATCCAGGGGTGAAACTTCTGTGCAGAGGTCTCAAGCATCCACACTGCAAGCTGCAGCTCCTCAA CTTGTACAATTGTGATCTCACTGCTGCCTGCTGTGCAGATCTTGCCTCTGCCCTCAGCAGCAACCAGACGCTGACCGAACTCTTCCTGGGAGGTAACCAGCTTGGGGATTCCGGGGTGCAGCTGCTGTGTGAGGGACTAAAACATACAAAGTGCACATTGCAGAAATTGTG CTTGTGTAGCACTGAAATCACAGCAGCAGGTTGGGGAGAGATCTGTTCTGCCCTCAGCACAAACCAGATGCTGGAAGACATTGATTTATGGAACAATCCATTGGGAGATTCAGGAATGAGGCTGCTGTGTGAGGCACTGAAACACCCAGGCTGCAAGCTTCAGATTTTGTC gttatggaatTGCGAATTCACCTCGGCTTCCTGCAGGgatctctgctctgctctcagCACCAACCAGAGTCTGAAGAAGCTGAAGCTGGGGGGTAACAAACTGGGAGATTCCGGAGTGAAGATGCTGTGTGAAGGACTGAAAGACCCAAGCAGTGGACTGGAGGCAATTGA ACTCGATATTGACGAGTTATCTGAAGACACGGTGAGAGAGCTTAGTAGCGTGAAAAGGATTAAGCCTGACCTGGTTATAGATACATAG
- the LOC114584088 gene encoding NACHT, LRR and PYD domains-containing protein 12-like isoform X3: protein MTPPMRPDYREKYREHIREKYRSPERRLTSHGVYGPPNEKYEQLIIANGDRRETEILHRPWRHSGAMSEQMGAVPTEALFEVDNDGPQTVVLLGGVGTGKTTLARKILLDWAAGRLFPGRFDYLFYLSCGQLNLVQGQADLADLILNGDPELREREEIMELLENPVKLLFIIDGFHELTCSIEHQEDNPSVDPREKKPVGVLLSALFHRALLPEACLLITTRPSTLESLRNCLQSERCVRLLGFSEEGKEEYFLKVFGDQKLATQALRYVKGDEALFALSFVPNLCWVLGTVMKQQLDRGKEDLVPVSEKLTAVYALYLSCLTESPCSSSGQWNLRGLCSLAADGIRKNKTLFKAEEIQKQSSGHLGSLPPALFQKDPNSEGLYRFLHLSVQEFLAALFYVLEDMPKDPETMKQDLELSLEGCGKDPGDLTLFAQFTFSLLNREIMEYLKEQFGWQISPAIKADLLDWFKTDTQIKSDYPNYRPLERFHYLYATQEEEFAQCALDHLTEVTMDRLTFTPLDQAVLSFCVQNCLHLEALCLYGCLFLSKEPEGEELPGHLSHPCQPDQKTQERSAVYLLCQALKDPNNKIRKLELNGCHLTDGCCADLSTVLSTSQKLVELDLQAAILKESGVRLLCEGLLHLNCMLEKLGLKDCGLTSISSRDLSTVLSTSQKLTELELGWNTLLGDQGVQLLCEGLKHPNCKLQSLGLDSCNLSAASCQDLIPVLSTSRTLMKLNLECNKVGDAGVKLLSEGLKHPNCVLQTLLLDTNELSPACCGDFSSILSTSQTLTELALEYNGLEDAGVRLLCEGLKQPSCKLQKLRLARCNITAASCEDLSSALAVRQTLTELVVECNELRDPGVKLLCRGLKHPHCKLQLLKQLVQL, encoded by the exons ATGACACCACCGATGCGGCCAG ATTACAGGGAGAAATACAGAGAACATATCAGAGAGAAATACCGAAGCCCTGAAAGAAGGCTCACTAGCCATGGGGTCTATGGGCCTCCCAATGAAAAATATGAGCAACTAATTATTGCAAATGGAGATAGACGAGAGACTGAAATACTGCACAGACCATGGAGACATTCTGGGGCCATGTCAGAGCAAATGGGTGCCGTTCCCACTGAGGCCTTGTTTGAGGTTGACAATGATGGACCACAGACTGTGGTGCTCCTGGGAGGGGTTGGGACTGGGAAAACCACCCTGGCCAGAAAGATCCTGCTAGACTGGGCAGCTGGAAGACTCTTTCCCGGGAGATTTGATTACCTTTTCTACCTTAGTTGTGGGCAACTGAATCTCGTTCAGGGCCAGGCGGACTTGGCTGACTTGATTTTAAACGGTGACCCTGAGcttagagagagagaagagataaTGGAACTCCTAGAAAACCCTGTCAAGCTTCTCTTCATAATTGATGGCTTTCATGAACTCACTTGCTCCATTGAACACCAGGAAGACAACCCGAGCGTTGATCCCAGGGAGAAGAAGCCGGTGGGAGTCCTCTTGAGTGCATTATTTCACAGAGCCCTTCTTCCAGAGGCCTGCCTGCTAATTACTACCAGGCCATCCACTTTGGAAAGCCTCAGGAATTGCCTGCAATCTGAACGCTGCGTGAGACTTTTGGGTTTTTCTGAGGAGGGCAAAGAAGAGTATTTCCTCAAGGTCTTTGGAGATCAAAAATTAGCAACACAGGCTCTTAGGTACGTTAAAGGGGATGAAGCACTCTTTGCCCTATCCTTTGTCCCCAATTTGTGCTGGGTCCTCGGCACTGTGATGAAACAGCAGCTAGACAGGGGCAAGGAAGATCTAGTGCCAGTGTCTGAAAAACTCACTGCGGTATATGCACTTTATCTCTCCTGTTTGACTGAGTCTCCCTGCAGTAGCTCAGGGCAGTGGAATCTGAGAGGGCTCTGCTCACTGGCCGCTGATGGAATCAGGAAAAACAAGACCTTGTTCAAGGCCGAAgaaatccagaagcaaagttcaggTCACTTaggttctcttcctcctgctctTTTTCAAAAAGACCCTAATTCTGAAGGTCTCTATAGGTTCCTCCACCTCAGTGTACAAGAGTTTCTTGCGGCCTTGTTCTATGTTTTGGAAGACATGCCCAAAGATCCTGAAACTATGAAGCAAGATCTGGAACTCTCACTCGAAGGATGCGGCAAAGACCCAGGAGATTTGACCTTATTTGCCCAATTCACCTTTAGCCTATTAAACAGAGAAATAATGGAATACCTGAAAGAACAATTTGGGTGGCAAATTTCACCTGCAATTAAGGCTGACTTGCTGGATTGGTTTAAAACGGACACACAGATTAAGTCAGATTATCCAAATTATCGCCCGCTGGAGAGGTTTCACTATTTGTATGCAACCCAAGAAGAGGAATTTGCCCAATGTGCTCTCGACCATTTGACTGAAGTAACGATGGACAGATTGACATTTACTCCCCTGGACCAAGCTGTTCTCTCCTTCTGTGTCCAGAACTGTTTACACTTGGAGGCGCTTTGCCTGTACGGATGTTTGTTTCTGTCAAAGGAACCTGAGGGAGAAGAACTTCCAGGGCATCTCAGTCATCCATGTCA GCCAGATCAGAAAACACAGGAGCGTTCAGCAGTTTACCTTCTCTGTCAAGCACTGAAAGATCCAAACAACAAAATCAGGAAACTGGA GCTTAATGGATGCCATCTCACAGACGGTTGCTGTGCAGATCTTTCTACTGTTCTATCAACAAGCCAGAAGCTGGTAGAACTGGACTTGCAGGCAGCCATTCTGAAGGAATCGGGAGTCAGGCTGCTATGTGAAGGGCTGCTTCATCTCAACTGCATGCTAGAAAAACTGGG ACTGAAGGACTGTGGCCTGACCTCCATTTCTAGCAGAGACCTTTCCACTGTTCTCAGTACCAGTCAGAAGCTGACAGAGTTGGAACTGGGTTGGAATACTTTACTGGGAGATCAAGGAGTTCAGCTGCTGTGTGAGGGGTTGAAGCATCCGAACTGCAAGCTGCAGAGCTTGGG GTTGGACAGCTGCAATCTCTCAGCTGCCAGTTGTCAGGATCTCATCCCTGTTCTAAGTACCAGCCGGACTCTGATGAAGCTGAACCTGGAATGTAACAAAGTGGGAGATGCAGGAGTGAAGCTGTTGTCTGAAGGACTGAAACATCCAAACTGCGTACTGCAAACTTTATT GCTGGACACAAATGAGCTCAGCCctgcctgttgtggggatttcAGCTCCATTCTCAGCACCAGCCAGACATTGACAGAACTGGCACTAGAATATAATGGACTGGAAGATGCTGGAGTGAGGCTGCTCTGTGAGGGGCTGAAGCAGCCCAGCTGCAAGCTGCAAAAACTGAG GCTGGCCCGATGTAATATTACAGCTGCTTCTTGTGAAGATCTCTCTTCTGCTCTTGCAGTCAGACAGACTCTGACAGAGCTGGTGGTGGAATGTAACGAGCTTCGAGATCCAGGGGTGAAACTTCTGTGCAGAGGTCTCAAGCATCCACACTGCAAGCTGCAGCTCCTCAAGCAA CTTGTACAATTGTGA
- the LOC114584088 gene encoding NACHT, LRR and PYD domains-containing protein 12-like isoform X2: MTPPMRPDYREKYREHIREKYRSPERRLTSHGVYGPPNEKYEQLIIANGDRRETEILHRPWRHSGAMSEQMGAVPTEALFEVDNDGPQTVVLLGGVGTGKTTLARKILLDWAAGRLFPGRFDYLFYLSCGQLNLVQGQADLADLILNGDPELREREEIMELLENPVKLLFIIDGFHELTCSIEHQEDNPSVDPREKKPVGVLLSALFHRALLPEACLLITTRPSTLESLRNCLQSERCVRLLGFSEEGKEEYFLKVFGDQKLATQALRYVKGDEALFALSFVPNLCWVLGTVMKQQLDRGKEDLVPVSEKLTAVYALYLSCLTESPCSSSGQWNLRGLCSLAADGIRKNKTLFKAEEIQKQSSGHLGSLPPALFQKDPNSEGLYRFLHLSVQEFLAALFYVLEDMPKDPETMKQDLELSLEGCGKDPGDLTLFAQFTFSLLNREIMEYLKEQFGWQISPAIKADLLDWFKTDTQIKSDYPNYRPLERFHYLYATQEEEFAQCALDHLTEVTMDRLTFTPLDQAVLSFCVQNCLHLEALCLYGCLFLSKEPEGEELPGHLSHPCQPDQKTQERSAVYLLCQALKDPNNKIRKLELNGCHLTDGCCADLSTVLSTSQKLVELDLQAAILKESGVRLLCEGLLHLNCMLEKLGLKDCGLTSISSRDLSTVLSTSQKLTELELGWNTLLGDQGVQLLCEGLKHPNCKLQSLGLDSCNLSAASCQDLIPVLSTSRTLMKLNLECNKVGDAGVKLLSEGLKHPNCVLQTLLLDTNELSPACCGDFSSILSTSQTLTELALEYNGLEDAGVRLLCEGLKQPSCKLQKLRLARCNITAASCEDLSSALAVRQTLTELVVECNELRDPGVKLLCRGLKHPHCKLQLLNLYNCDLTAACCADLASALSSNQTLTELFLGGNQLGDSGVQLLCEGLKHTKCTLQKLCLCSTEITAAGWGEICSALSTNQMLEDIDLWNNPLGDSGMRLLCEALKHPGCKLQILS, from the exons ATGACACCACCGATGCGGCCAG ATTACAGGGAGAAATACAGAGAACATATCAGAGAGAAATACCGAAGCCCTGAAAGAAGGCTCACTAGCCATGGGGTCTATGGGCCTCCCAATGAAAAATATGAGCAACTAATTATTGCAAATGGAGATAGACGAGAGACTGAAATACTGCACAGACCATGGAGACATTCTGGGGCCATGTCAGAGCAAATGGGTGCCGTTCCCACTGAGGCCTTGTTTGAGGTTGACAATGATGGACCACAGACTGTGGTGCTCCTGGGAGGGGTTGGGACTGGGAAAACCACCCTGGCCAGAAAGATCCTGCTAGACTGGGCAGCTGGAAGACTCTTTCCCGGGAGATTTGATTACCTTTTCTACCTTAGTTGTGGGCAACTGAATCTCGTTCAGGGCCAGGCGGACTTGGCTGACTTGATTTTAAACGGTGACCCTGAGcttagagagagagaagagataaTGGAACTCCTAGAAAACCCTGTCAAGCTTCTCTTCATAATTGATGGCTTTCATGAACTCACTTGCTCCATTGAACACCAGGAAGACAACCCGAGCGTTGATCCCAGGGAGAAGAAGCCGGTGGGAGTCCTCTTGAGTGCATTATTTCACAGAGCCCTTCTTCCAGAGGCCTGCCTGCTAATTACTACCAGGCCATCCACTTTGGAAAGCCTCAGGAATTGCCTGCAATCTGAACGCTGCGTGAGACTTTTGGGTTTTTCTGAGGAGGGCAAAGAAGAGTATTTCCTCAAGGTCTTTGGAGATCAAAAATTAGCAACACAGGCTCTTAGGTACGTTAAAGGGGATGAAGCACTCTTTGCCCTATCCTTTGTCCCCAATTTGTGCTGGGTCCTCGGCACTGTGATGAAACAGCAGCTAGACAGGGGCAAGGAAGATCTAGTGCCAGTGTCTGAAAAACTCACTGCGGTATATGCACTTTATCTCTCCTGTTTGACTGAGTCTCCCTGCAGTAGCTCAGGGCAGTGGAATCTGAGAGGGCTCTGCTCACTGGCCGCTGATGGAATCAGGAAAAACAAGACCTTGTTCAAGGCCGAAgaaatccagaagcaaagttcaggTCACTTaggttctcttcctcctgctctTTTTCAAAAAGACCCTAATTCTGAAGGTCTCTATAGGTTCCTCCACCTCAGTGTACAAGAGTTTCTTGCGGCCTTGTTCTATGTTTTGGAAGACATGCCCAAAGATCCTGAAACTATGAAGCAAGATCTGGAACTCTCACTCGAAGGATGCGGCAAAGACCCAGGAGATTTGACCTTATTTGCCCAATTCACCTTTAGCCTATTAAACAGAGAAATAATGGAATACCTGAAAGAACAATTTGGGTGGCAAATTTCACCTGCAATTAAGGCTGACTTGCTGGATTGGTTTAAAACGGACACACAGATTAAGTCAGATTATCCAAATTATCGCCCGCTGGAGAGGTTTCACTATTTGTATGCAACCCAAGAAGAGGAATTTGCCCAATGTGCTCTCGACCATTTGACTGAAGTAACGATGGACAGATTGACATTTACTCCCCTGGACCAAGCTGTTCTCTCCTTCTGTGTCCAGAACTGTTTACACTTGGAGGCGCTTTGCCTGTACGGATGTTTGTTTCTGTCAAAGGAACCTGAGGGAGAAGAACTTCCAGGGCATCTCAGTCATCCATGTCA GCCAGATCAGAAAACACAGGAGCGTTCAGCAGTTTACCTTCTCTGTCAAGCACTGAAAGATCCAAACAACAAAATCAGGAAACTGGA GCTTAATGGATGCCATCTCACAGACGGTTGCTGTGCAGATCTTTCTACTGTTCTATCAACAAGCCAGAAGCTGGTAGAACTGGACTTGCAGGCAGCCATTCTGAAGGAATCGGGAGTCAGGCTGCTATGTGAAGGGCTGCTTCATCTCAACTGCATGCTAGAAAAACTGGG ACTGAAGGACTGTGGCCTGACCTCCATTTCTAGCAGAGACCTTTCCACTGTTCTCAGTACCAGTCAGAAGCTGACAGAGTTGGAACTGGGTTGGAATACTTTACTGGGAGATCAAGGAGTTCAGCTGCTGTGTGAGGGGTTGAAGCATCCGAACTGCAAGCTGCAGAGCTTGGG GTTGGACAGCTGCAATCTCTCAGCTGCCAGTTGTCAGGATCTCATCCCTGTTCTAAGTACCAGCCGGACTCTGATGAAGCTGAACCTGGAATGTAACAAAGTGGGAGATGCAGGAGTGAAGCTGTTGTCTGAAGGACTGAAACATCCAAACTGCGTACTGCAAACTTTATT GCTGGACACAAATGAGCTCAGCCctgcctgttgtggggatttcAGCTCCATTCTCAGCACCAGCCAGACATTGACAGAACTGGCACTAGAATATAATGGACTGGAAGATGCTGGAGTGAGGCTGCTCTGTGAGGGGCTGAAGCAGCCCAGCTGCAAGCTGCAAAAACTGAG GCTGGCCCGATGTAATATTACAGCTGCTTCTTGTGAAGATCTCTCTTCTGCTCTTGCAGTCAGACAGACTCTGACAGAGCTGGTGGTGGAATGTAACGAGCTTCGAGATCCAGGGGTGAAACTTCTGTGCAGAGGTCTCAAGCATCCACACTGCAAGCTGCAGCTCCTCAA CTTGTACAATTGTGATCTCACTGCTGCCTGCTGTGCAGATCTTGCCTCTGCCCTCAGCAGCAACCAGACGCTGACCGAACTCTTCCTGGGAGGTAACCAGCTTGGGGATTCCGGGGTGCAGCTGCTGTGTGAGGGACTAAAACATACAAAGTGCACATTGCAGAAATTGTG CTTGTGTAGCACTGAAATCACAGCAGCAGGTTGGGGAGAGATCTGTTCTGCCCTCAGCACAAACCAGATGCTGGAAGACATTGATTTATGGAACAATCCATTGGGAGATTCAGGAATGAGGCTGCTGTGTGAGGCACTGAAACACCCAGGCTGCAAGCTTCAGATTTTGTCGTAA